In Desulfomonile tiedjei DSM 6799, the genomic window GCTTTTCGTCCGCGTAGTCGATACGACTATGCCAGTGATATCACACTAGGTTTTTAAGAGTTCGCTCGACCAACAGGGGATTTCTCCTGATCCCGGGGCTTCAGTCGTCAAGATATCTTTACAACTGTGTCAGACAGAGCCGCGCAGTTAGCACCATATGGTGCCACCTTGCCCGCTTGCCATGTCGTCAGTTGTCTTCATATGGAAACAACTGTTTCGATAGAGATGCGGTTGGGGGTACACTTTTTGTTCACCCCCTCAAAGGCGTCCAATGGGAATAGAAACGAGAACACCGAGCGGGACCACCCGAGAAATTATGGTGGCCGAAAACATTCAAGATATCACCCGCACCCTCGTATCGGGGGTCAGGGGAAAACCTCCAATCAAAGCACATGAATTCCTCAATGATATCAACCTGCCGTCCGTATCGGATGTCAGGGAAACAACCGTCCTCAAATTGAGGCCTGTTGAAACAGCGCCGATCAAGGCACCTACTTTCCCCAACAATATCCATCGGGTAATCAATTCGATTACCCATGTGTGTGGCGACTGCGAGGCGGATCGTGCGTACCGGGATGTTGCGCCAAGGGGTCGTCAAATTGAGGACCCCTTGCACCGTTGCAATCTACTTGTGCAGGGCAGATTCGGTCGCCCAACTTGTTCGGCGTAACCCTGTCCAGAGCTAAAGGGAAGTTCGTCAACCCCAGTTTGGGGTTGGAGGGAAATCAAGTAGTTACGCTTCTTGATTTTAAGGGCGTGCTTATGGCTGCCAACATGGCCAAAACACCGAAAGCCGCAACTGGTAGGCTTTTTACCAATATTTCACCGATTCGGTGAAAAAATCAGCCGGTCGCAGCGGAGGCGATTCGCGAGGGCTTGAGGAAATTAATAAAATCCGGTGCCGTCACCTCTTAAGGATGCCATCTCGGTCAGTGTAACTGCTTGTTTATGCTGGGGGTGCCTTGGTGAACCGCAGAAGCGAAAAAGGGCTATTTGCAGGCTGGGAGCAGGAAGAGTCGAGAATATTGAGCGCCGAATTTGGTGTGATGCAGCTCATCCGCAATCATAATTACGCCAGATCTGCCATCCCAGTAGGCACTTTAAGGGACTACCATGATTCTGCGTCTGCCTCAATATATAAGGCGATGCGGTAGGAATAGAAAGGCACCGGCATGCCACTAGGGCTCGGGAAAGCGGTAGATTGAATTATCAAGATATCTTGACGGTTGAGAGCCTCTTGAACACCGGCTTTATCAACCAACCGTGCTCATATGAACACGGTTGGTCTCCTTGGGTCGTGTCGTTGCCAGTCAGAGGGTTGAGCTTACCCCTCAAATTGAGGGGTGAGCACCGGTCAGCCTCAGGTATGGGCTTAAGCCTACACCCGTTGTCATAAGACAACCCTTGAATAGGCACCTGTCGGGATGCTCGTTTCAAGGTGGGAGGATATCCCCCTACCTTATCGCACCGCGCAAACCGTTCCGGGAGACCGGATTACCAGAGATGTTATCCCCTGCTGAAAATCGCCATTTTCTTTGACGAATACTGAGAGAAGAAGGCATTTCCGTGAAGGGTTATCCCCCGCTCATCCAGGGAAATACTTACAATGCTGCCGTTCATGGCATTCGTGACGAGTTCAAACTCGTCTTTCTGCTCTGAATTACCATTTCGCAAACCTACCGGATCATCTCCGCCGAATCGTACCGAACCGAGTGTCGATTCCGACAGCAACACGTTCCTGAGAAATCGCCTCAGGCTTAACGAGAGCCATTCTCCGCGACGTTCTCCATTCGCCAATGGTTCACAACAGGCAAAATTGCAACATTCGCCCGCATCTTCCCTTCTTCTCTATATTTGAGGGTTTGCGGGTCTCTCCTTGAGGGATAGACCAGATCAAAAGACAAAGGAGGCGCGGGAGCATGAAAAAGGCTTTGGCGAAGGGACTTTTTGTGCTGATCGAGGCCGGTATCGAGATGCTAGCCGAGCGAATCAAAAAAGGGAGAAAGAAACATGGGAATCCTGATGGACTGTATCGTGGTCATTCTGGTGGTCCTGCTCATGATATGGGAGCCGCTGGATCTCCTCATCCGAATCATCCTTGGCGGCATGTGAGCCGCGTGCGGCATCACAGGCGCTCTATATCTTAAGAAGAGTAGAGAAACCAAGAAAGGAGCGCAACCATGAGCGCAAACGGAAATGGCCAGTTTCGAGAAGATGAGCTGGTGAGCCGACGAGTCAAGGTCGGCCAAGAATGGCAAACCCGAGTATTCCCTGTAGTAGGCGGCAGACTGCGGATTCTGCACGAGAGCAACGACCAAATCAGCATCCAGACCGAAATCGTCAGGCTGGACAATGACTTCGTGGTGGTAAAGGCCGCAGTCGAGAGCCAAAGGGGAAGGTTCAACGGGACCGGAACCGCATCGGGCCAGAGAGATGCGAGATTGGCTGACTCGTTGGTCGAGCTGGCTGAAACGCGAGCGATAGCCAGGGCCTTGCGATTCGGCGGGATAGGGGTTGAGTACACGGGTGCCGAAGAGGTCTCTCACGTTGTCGGTGAGCCGAGGAGATACCAAGATCAAGACAAGGAACCGGAAAGCGTGTTCCCCGAGGACAAGGGTGAGAGCAAACCTGAAACAAAACCCGCTGGAAACGGCAAAGGAACGGTAACCCAAGCCCAGTGTAGGGCGCTCTGGGCGCTGACCAAAAAGGCTCGCTACACTGATGAAGACATCGAGTCTATTTTGCGCCCGCTAAACGCTTCCACCTTCCAGGAACTCACCAGAGAATCCGCCTCTCAGCTCATCAGCTACCTGCAAACCGAAGTCGCCGCGTAGTCAACCACACAGTCACAACCAAGAGCAACCGAGGCGGGGCGCTACAGGTGCGCACTGCACACGCTGTCGGCGTACCCGTCCCGTCACACGAAAGGAGAAGACCTATGCTCAGATTCATGTCCCTATTCCAGCCACCCAAGCCCAAGAAGAAGACGACCCTGATCCGGGAATTACGCCGCCTGGTCCATCAGCGGAACTATTGGCGCAACCGCACCCGTGAGCTTAGAGGAGGGAGGAAAAGGAGATGAAGACCGCACAAGACCACGATCACTTGTCGTATTCGCAGATCAACTGCTTCTTGACCTGCTCGCTGCGGTACAAGTTCCAATACGTGGACAAGATCCCGCCTGCATTCACCGCGGTGTCTCTGGCCTTCGGTGTAGCGATCCACGAAGCGGCAGCGGCGTACTACCAGACCCGACTGGAAGGTGACGAGCTGAAACCCGACCAGCTATGGGACGTATACCGAGACTGCTGGCAGCGGGCCGAGAAGATCAAGTTCTTCAACGGAGACAGCGAGAAGTCCCTCATGGACAAGGCCAAAAACATGCTCACGGTGTTCCATGAAAGCCGTGATCCGTCCATCACGGTGCTGGGCGTGGAGGAGTATTTCCAGTTGCCGCTCGGTGGGCTGCCACCCTTCGAGGGCTACATTGACCTGATTGAGCAGGCCCCCGACGGTACCATCACGCTCGTTGACTTGAAGACCGCAGCTAAGAAGCTCTCGGACAGCAATGCTCAAAGCAGTATGCAGCTCACGGCTTACGCTCTCGGAGCCGAGACGTTGGGCTTCGATCCCGCCATCAACATGAGGCTCGACGTGGTAACGAAAACCAAAAGCCCCGAGATGCTGCGGTACGAGACGACACGCACCGATGAAGAGCGCAACCGGTTCGTGAAGCTGGTCTACGGCGTCTGGAACGCCATAGAGCGGGAAGCCTTCTTCCCGAGGGAAGATTGGCACTGTGCTCAATGTCCTTGGACTCAAAACTGTCGGGAATGGTGAAAGGAGGACCACATGGCGAAGCCGAAAGATACCGCCAGAAGAGTGACAGATGTGATAGCTTTGCAGCCCATGAACCAAATGAACGTGCTGCCTCCTGACTCCGGGGTAATCGGCAGTTTCCTCGATAACGTGCGGAACACTTTCAAAGCCAGGGCCATGAGGATGAACGGTCTACTCAAACGAGTAGATGAGACCGGGCAAAGGATGGAGGGCCTGTTACGCATGGCAGCGGAAAGAGCTGAGGCAGCGGAGTCTGCACTGGAGCAAAACCTACTGAAAGAGGGCTTGCTGCCTGAGATATCCCACAAAGACCCTGACGAGGAATAACCGGATTAGGTGCTTGCTGCCTTGAAAAAGGGATAAAATTCGTTGACCGGCATCATATCGAGACCTATATAAAAGGTCTCGTTTTCCCCGTTCGGGCCTGAAGAATCCATCACTTTTCCTCGTGTCGGAATGTACCGAAATGGGAGAAAGAGGGCATGAATACTGAAGAACCCCCCTCCCCCTATACTAATGGGGACTTTTTGGGCTTCCTTACTACACTATCCACCTGGAGGCGATATTCGGCCTGGCTCCAGGATTTAAGGATATTATCCGCATGGGAACACGATATTCCAGACTTTTGACCAAACTCTTCGTGTATGCGAAAGAGGACTTTTGCCCCGCCTCTGTGAGGAAAAGGCTATTTTCTCACACCCCGATTCCTGTTCTTGGGCAATCCTGAGCCTTGGAGTAGGAACAAGTGCCTACGTCCATTAGTGACGTTACTCAATAATACTACCGCATCGGAGGTTGTGAGGCGTCCTCCTTGATTCCAGGTTTATCCTCAATTCCGAAATCGCTCGATGGCCTGTACAGCCAGCCGATCCACCCGTTCATTCTCGGGATGATTGTCGTGGCCTTTGACTTTAATCCATTCAACCTGATGCCGGGCAGCGATGGCATCTAGGCGCTTCCATAAGTCTGGATTCTCCACAGGCTTGTTGTTGGACTTTCTCCATCCACGACTCTTCCATCCCTCTATCCACTCATTCATTCCCTTGATGAGGTACTGTGAGTCCGAATAGAGTCGCACTTTGGAGGGGCTGTTCAGCGATGACAATGCGACTATTGCGGGCATGAGTTCCATGCGCTGATTGGTTGTTGCGGGCTCACCGCCAGTCAACTCTTCTTCTGTACCGTTTTTTCTGATGATTGCAGCCCAGCCACCCGGTCCTGGATTGCCGCTGCAGGCTCCATCGGTGAAGATTTCCACCACTATGTGATCCAATTTCGTCTCCTTTTGGCCAAGGAACTTATCAGCGATACGCCGCCACCTTTGCCAGGACCGGGCACCGGGTGTTATCTTCCTTTGAACTGCCTCACGTTGAGGGCCTTCCATTGTAGGCCTGGATGCTCACCGAGGCGTTTTGCGAGTTCTCCGTCGCCCGTAAGCAAAGCTGGCATGATTTCCCCGTGATCCAAGAGCCTGTCAAGAAATTCTCTCTCCTCCTCGGTAAAGGGAAGCAATGATTCCAGAGCCTTCCTCGTCTCTTCCACGAGACGTTCGGCCCATTGGGTGACATACTCCAATTCCTGAGCCTCTTTTCTCAATAGAGGCATTAATTCTTTCTTCAGCTCCCTCTCGGTGAAATCCACATCGGACACCTGGACGGATCTCCAATCCTTCCGGTTTATGGCTCCGTAGACCACGAAGGCCAAGCGCAGACGGTGTGGATCAAGACCACTCCCCGTCAGCAGTGCATGGACATCGAACAAGTCCCGACTGGCTCTCCTCGCGAGCAGTGCTGCCAGTTTTCCTCCGGCAAGTTCGTGAATGTCCAGGATAGGAACACTTTCTACCCCATAGGGACCGATCCGCCGTGAGTCCATCTTGACCAAGGGCCAAAGGGGAACCCTAAACATGAAATTCAGGTCAACCTTCAGATCACCGCCCTGACCGAGAACGCTCTCATAGCGAAGAAAAAAGGTGATGGCTGCATGTTCTTCTGTTGAACGACGAACACTCAATCCTTCTCTGCCGGAGACCGCTATCACCGCTTCCTCTATCTTGGGACGCTCGGACAGCATCGTTTCCCGATTAGGAGACCCGACGTAGTTGAGATCAATGTCCACGGAAAGTCGGGGAAGATCAAAAAGAAACAGGTTCAGAGCCGTCCCGCCCTTGAGTGCCAGCCGCTCTTTGAGGAAAGGATGACTGTTAAAGCCATTCAGCAGACCGATGAGGTGAAAGACTTTCTCCAGAATCTCTGGACGGAAGCCTGTGGACTCTGACTCGGTAAGGAGGAATTCTCTAGAAAATTTCAAGAGATCTCCTCCCACGACCGGTCAAGAACTTGTGAGGGAACCACCAGGTTCCACTCTTTTACGAGACGCCCTTTAGAATTCCGGGCCATATACGTCGGCTGTTTTGGAATACATTGCCGGAGACGGTCTAAATGAGCGTCGTCTACCATTAGATCCTTCTGGTGCTGTTCCAGGTATAACCCTACCTTTGCTGCTACGGAGGCGTTGTCCAAAAGGAGTGTATAATCCAGGACGTTATCCATGTCGAAGAATTCCACGGACTCCAGCGACCTCCAGATTTCTTCCCATCCTCCTCCGAGATCTGGACGATCAAGAATGTCCACGAGGGTTCGTTCCAGGCTCGTGACTCTGATCGGAAGCCCTCCTCTTTCAGCAGCATCCACTGCGAAGAATTCCTGTCGCTGTCTCACGAGTGTCTTTGGGAAGCGTACTCCTCGAAACTCAAATCCACGGAAGTTCACTGGTCGGATTGCCTTCCCGGTGAGGAAGAGAAACCTTTCTTGGACTGACTGAGCCTTTCCGAAAAACTCAAGGGCTGTGTGATACGCCAGCACAGCATCTTCAGCCATCTTTCCAGCCAGGAGAAACGTATCCACGGGAAAGGTATCAGGAGAGGCTCCAAAAGGAACCGAAGCATATAACCCTCGTCTGACCCGGAGTATGCGCCCGGTCTTCGTATGGTGGGCAAGGAGCGAGTCGCGGGTCTTTACGCTTCGAGAACCTTCGGCGTCAAGGAAGGCCGCGAATTCCTCATAGGTGAATACCGGATGTTTAGCGAAGAAGTCCAAAAGCTTCATGTCCACCTGACGGGCTTGACAATGGCAATCGTTACCCCTTAATTAATTAGGGGTATTGCTTTATAATGTCAAGTCGTCATGCAACGCCCTTGGATTTTTCTCAAATTTAGGCGGAGCGGAGTCGGCGCTGGCTGTGAATTTCCTTGACTTTTCCTCCCAATCGTGGATAAGAACCCCCGACAGCACTTGGTATCTTTCCCGTGAAAGGGGTCTATCATGGCGCATATCATCGCTTTTGCCAACCAGAAAGGGGGAGTTGGCAAAACTGCATCGGTAATATCTCTCGCACATGCACTGGCTATGCGTGAGAAGAAGGTGCTGGTCATAGACCTGGACCCTCAGGGCAATTCGTCACGAATTCTAGGCAAACTCCTGCCGTCAGAACAACCCCGAACCGTCATTGATTTGTTCACCAAAAAGACTGCCATTGTTTCCAACACCTGCGTTGACAGTCAGATAAAGGGCGTCAAACTGGTGCCTTCGTATCTCAAACTTTTTGAAATTGAACGATCCATGAAGGAAATTGAGCGGCTCTCGACCTTACGGGCGAAGGTGGATAGGGCAGCCTTGGAGGAGTTCGATTTCGTGTTAGTGGATACGCCGCCGAACCTTGGAACGTTTCTTCTGAACGCGCTCATAATAGCGGATTATGTCATCATTCCTATTGATGCAGAATCCATCTTTGCTGTGGAAGGTCTTGATGGCCTCTTGGAAACCATTTCGGATGTTAAATCAACCCTGAATCCGAAACTGAAGCTCCTGAAGGTTTTACTAACGATGGTTGATGGACGGACAAATACGAGCCGTATTATCCGGGAGCAGGTGACACGAGCATTTGATGAAGAGCAGGTGTTCAGGACAACGATAACCAAGAATACTTCTGTAAATAAGGCACATCTCCAGGGAGTCACAGTTTTTCAGGATGATCGGAAAGCTCTGGCTGCAAAGGATTACATGAAAGTCGCTGAGGAGCTGCTGGAATGTCTCAATTCCTCCAACAACTCCTGAGTAAAGCCAAAGAAAAGGCCGATGCGCTGGAGCAGGGACCGTCGCGTAAGAAGAATCGAGACAGTATTGATACACGGAGTGTATCTGATACACCTGCCGTATCTGATCTAGTGCCTGTATCTGATCCACCGCGTGTATCCGATACAGGCCACGTCCAGTCCTCCCATTCCCTCTTCAGTGCTTATGTTACGCTCCAATCCAAAATCCACGAACATCTCCCCGCCATGTCTCCTTCAGAGCTTCGGTTGTACCTCTACCTGGTGGATCTCGCTTTCGGCAAGTCGTACCCCTCCGATGGTGTCGTAGAATATAACCAGCGGGAAGTAATGAAGTCCGTAGGCTTCGGCTCCCACTCAACCGCCGTAAAGGTCATTTCATCTCTGACGGAGAAGAATCTCGTGACTTGGATCTGCAAAGCAAGCAAAAGGGGGGAAAAGAGCCTATTGAGAGTAATCCTACCACCTGACTTGCCGGATCACGAACCCCCATCTTTCTGATACATCACCTGTATCTGATACAGTTCCTGTATCTGATACTCCCAGTAAATCAGATGCCCGCCGTGTATCTGATTTACTCTTTGTATCTGATACGCTTTCTGTATCTGATTTAGTTGTTTTTTTAACAGGTTAGCTTATTTCGCGCTTGACATGGGGCTGAAACCTGATATTCATCCGCGGCACATCCCCTTTTGAAAACAGTTTGAGGGGACAGGAGGGTTCAACACCTACTAATTAAAGCCATTCTACCGTCAGATTTCTGGCATACACAGTCCCAGAACGATCAAAACCGCTCCCAGCGGCCAAACTGAAGAAGCGGTTCTGAAGATGTGAAAGGCTAACGCCTGAATTATGTCCAAATTCTGGTGGCGTTACCTATCACCGTTTGTTCTGGCTGTCAACTCTCAAAATGGAGGACAGCCGAAAAATGTCTCGGATCTCCCAGTGTATAAGTTCGCCTATCGATTCGTCAATCCCTTTTTCTATCCTTGACCTCAAGGCCCAAGCCGTAAGGCTCCCCGTATCCAAGGGTGCGCAGATCCTCCTCTCAGAACTCCTCACATGGTCGGGAGAGCGTGGATACTGCTGGTGGAGCAAAGAAGCTATTGCCAAAGACCTGAAGTGGTCTTCGTCGTCCGTGTGGCGCAGGACGGCCGAGCTTCAAGAGGCGGGGTTCCTGGCATCCATTCCCCGGCCCGGCAGATCAAACTACTGGGTCCCCCTTCCCGGTCCGGCAAAGATGGCCCGCCTCGAAAATGAGCTGACACCCGTCGCGGATTCGCGGTATCCTTTAGAAAAGAAAATTGAAAAAACTCAAAAACGTTGTACCGTTCACCAACCCAGTACGGGTACAGAACAACTCCCTCCCTCCCCCCTTCCAGCGAACGACAACGCGTCAAAGATTTCTGAGCTGGAATCACGGATCACCAAACTCGAACAAACACTTCCAACTCCAAGGTCCAAAGCCCCGATCCCCGAAAACGTCGTCCATTCCTCGAATCCACAGCGATCATCGTCTTCCGCTCCTCTGAAGCCGAACCTTTCCCCCGAAGACCGTCTGCTCCTTCAGGACATCGAAGAAACCTGCCACGACTTCCATTCCAGAGGCTGTTTCATAAACATCATCCGAGAATACCCCGAAGAAACGATACGAGCTGCTCTCTCCGTTACCCGAGAGACACTGGCCACCGTATCCGGCACAAACGGCGGGGCTTACTTCCTGGCGACCCTTCGAGGCATGGCGGCGGTATGTGCGGCAGAAGACTCTCCCCAACCAAAGACTCATCCATCGCATTGGAGTGAAAGCGAGGTCATCCGTCCCGTCGCCCCCTGTGTTCAGCCGAGGGAGCGGACTCCAGCAACCGGAATGTCAGGCCAGGCTGCTACATCGCCTCCTCTGCCTGAGCCTGAACAACCCGATCCGGCAGCTCTCATCAAAGGGTGGCGTCTCCTGTACGAACCCGGCAATGTGCAGCGAATGCTCAGCGGGATAAAGAGATGCTTTTCCCAGTGCGACGTTCACAAGATATGGGAAAATCTTAAAGGCGAGATGATCCATTTGACCGAGGAAGGGCTGGTATCAGAATTCCTTGACCTCATGGCAATGAAGGTCTGTTACGGGACGCCAACGTAGCTTTGTAATATTGCGGAACGTCAATCGTTCTCAGTAATCCCTTTAAGTGCTTACTCATAAACATTGCCTTGCCCAATAAGAATGGGCTATGATAGTCGGTCTTGAAGCCTTCGATCCCGAGGTGTCCCTATGCCGAAACAGATATCCTTTCCCGACGAGGCAAGACATGCGGTTCGATCCGCCCTGATGGATACCTATGAAAGGCAAGAAGAGCTGGAACAGGCCATAAAGTCGCTCAAGCGATTCAGAAAGATCGCCACCGAACTGGAGAAGTACGTTTCCAAGGGGTGGCCCTTTCATGTGCTCAGTCTGATGGAGAAACAGGATGAGTTCATCAGGCAGCAGTGCGATGCCGGAGCATTTTCCCTTCAGGACTTGGAAAAACTCCGTGCGGCTGCCCAAGAGCAGGCCAAAAAACTCCGCATACGGTACCCGAATTATCTGGAGCTTGCCTGCCGAGAGGCAGGGTTGCCGCTGGACATGAGCAGCCGCTACCCGGTGTACACGTTTGAGAAGGGCTTCTTTGAGCTGACCATAGATCGCGGAGGAACCGCAACGCTTTCCAATTCGGAAAGAAAGCTGGGAGAGTTCCCGGCGGATATAGGGGCTGTTGTTGCAAAGTTGGCGGAGGAACACGAACGGATCTTTGCTCGTCCTTACGACGGACGGTATTTCCTGAAGAAGTTGCGGGAACACTACCTGGGGGTGATCCAAAGAGAAAAGCTGGCTGATGGAGCCGACGTGCCGATCCGAAGGATAGCCGCAAGAATGGCCAGCGACAAGAAGGGCTATCAGAGCGACCAGTTTATTGTTGATCTTTCCAGACTGGCCAGAGAGGGACCCCTTGAGATTGATTCAAGACGGCTGGAGTTGTTGCATACGCGGGACGACGAAGCGGGGATGCTCCTCCACGAGGTAGGGAGCGTGGCGTATGTGGGATTTGTGCGATTCGAGGAGGTGGGGGCATGAACCCGAAAGAATTGGCCCAACACGTAATCACCTCTTTGCGCAAAGGCATGCCCCCCCGATGGGGCTATCAGCTCTTTACGGTGGGACATGAGAAACTCATCAAGGGATTCAAAAAGCACCATATGAGCCAGATCGCCAACCAGGGGCTCATCCTATTCATCAACGGGTCCAACGGCTCGGGTAAGACGCATCTCTTCCGGCTCCTGACAGAGATCGCCATGGAAGGGAACTGCCTCGTATCCAACGTCCAGTTGCACGCCAGGGAGACCCCCTTCAGCAAGTTCGAGAAAGTCTTTTCCGCCATCGTCAGAAATATCCAAACTCCTTCCATGTATGAGGACGTGGCATCTCCCGAAGCGGAGCCGTTCGCCAGAGTGCTCGATGAGGCGTTGTTTCTTCAGGTAACCGGAGCTAAGGAAGCCGTCAATGAGATCACAAACGAGCAGTATCACACAGTGTATCAGGCCCTCATGGAGGATCGCCGCATTGATTTCGACTTCAGAAAGATCGTGGCAAAATACTGGGAGACCTACGTGCCAAACCGCCCTATTTCTCATCCTACGGTTCGAGAGGAGGTCCGCGGAGAAGCTCTGCAGTGGTTCAGCGGAGAGGGGACTCAGCAGACGTTTAGGACGAGATTCGACGTGAACAAGATGATTACCGGCGAGACAGCGAGGCCCATGCTGCAATCCTTAGCGGGTTTCGTCGGGCTTGCCGGATACCGTGGGTTGATGATTCTTTTCGATGAGGCTGCCCAGGCCTATCAGTTCATGCAACCCACCGAGCGTGTCCATGCGTACAACAATCTCTTTCAACTGGTGAACGAAATTGAAAAGCTGCCCGGTCTATTCCTTGTGTATGCAGCGACGCCGGATTTTTACACCAATACGAAATACGGAATAGTGATCAATTCAGGGCTGGCGACCAGAATCGGGAAACTTCGGGACAACAAGGCCCCTCGTGCCATGGACCCGGTGTGGAATCTCGACGCAAAAACCTACATCGGCTTGGATGATTACAAGCAGGCGGCGGCAAATATACGGGAAGTCTACAAACAGGCTTACGAAGATGAGGAAGATGATCTGGAGTCACGGTTGCCTTCTCAAGAAAAAATCGGGGCGTATGTCGAGGATCTTGCCAAACAGCACGGAGATACGGCGATTCCTCGTTTTTGGAGAGTATTGATGCGGTCTCTTATCCCGTATTTCGAGGACTGCCTGGAAGGAGAGATTCGATCAGCCGAAGAGGTGTACGAGGACGTGATGGACCTCTTGAGCAGGGAGGAATAGCCGTGGATCGCAACGAAGCCCTCAAAGTCATTTATGCATTTCGCAACGGAATTCCTCCCGAGAGCCGTGTGAGCCTGTTCACCGTGGGGAGGCAAACCGAGCTGGAGGAATTGACTCGACTCTTCGACGGGGAAGGTGGACTTCTTCTTCAGGCCAATAGCGGATCCGGCAAGACCCACTTGTTCCGCTTCCTCAGGGAAAAGGCTCTGGCTGATGGATTTGCGGTTGGCTCCATAACGCTCGACTCATCGGCAGAGGTGAAGCTCAACCGAATGGATCAGATAGTCGCCGCGGTCTTCCGAGACATTCAATTACCCGGTATGGAGGAAAGGGGCATCAGGGCTTTCTTCGACACATTGTGTCGGCAGATCTCCGATGCCCGGTACTCTCGGGACCCTGAGAATTTCTGGACCCGCCTGACGAACGATTGGAAGTGGGACTCCTCTGATCTCTTACAGTCCCCTGCCCTGTACATCGCATTACGAGCCTGGTCATGCGGAGG contains:
- a CDS encoding nucleotidyl transferase AbiEii/AbiGii toxin family protein, which encodes MKFSREFLLTESESTGFRPEILEKVFHLIGLLNGFNSHPFLKERLALKGGTALNLFLFDLPRLSVDIDLNYVGSPNRETMLSERPKIEEAVIAVSGREGLSVRRSTEEHAAITFFLRYESVLGQGGDLKVDLNFMFRVPLWPLVKMDSRRIGPYGVESVPILDIHELAGGKLAALLARRASRDLFDVHALLTGSGLDPHRLRLAFVVYGAINRKDWRSVQVSDVDFTERELKKELMPLLRKEAQELEYVTQWAERLVEETRKALESLLPFTEEEREFLDRLLDHGEIMPALLTGDGELAKRLGEHPGLQWKALNVRQFKGR
- a CDS encoding BREX system ATP-binding domain-containing protein; translation: MNPKELAQHVITSLRKGMPPRWGYQLFTVGHEKLIKGFKKHHMSQIANQGLILFINGSNGSGKTHLFRLLTEIAMEGNCLVSNVQLHARETPFSKFEKVFSAIVRNIQTPSMYEDVASPEAEPFARVLDEALFLQVTGAKEAVNEITNEQYHTVYQALMEDRRIDFDFRKIVAKYWETYVPNRPISHPTVREEVRGEALQWFSGEGTQQTFRTRFDVNKMITGETARPMLQSLAGFVGLAGYRGLMILFDEAAQAYQFMQPTERVHAYNNLFQLVNEIEKLPGLFLVYAATPDFYTNTKYGIVINSGLATRIGKLRDNKAPRAMDPVWNLDAKTYIGLDDYKQAAANIREVYKQAYEDEEDDLESRLPSQEKIGAYVEDLAKQHGDTAIPRFWRVLMRSLIPYFEDCLEGEIRSAEEVYEDVMDLLSREE
- a CDS encoding helix-turn-helix domain-containing protein; this encodes MSRISQCISSPIDSSIPFSILDLKAQAVRLPVSKGAQILLSELLTWSGERGYCWWSKEAIAKDLKWSSSSVWRRTAELQEAGFLASIPRPGRSNYWVPLPGPAKMARLENELTPVADSRYPLEKKIEKTQKRCTVHQPSTGTEQLPPSPLPANDNASKISELESRITKLEQTLPTPRSKAPIPENVVHSSNPQRSSSSAPLKPNLSPEDRLLLQDIEETCHDFHSRGCFINIIREYPEETIRAALSVTRETLATVSGTNGGAYFLATLRGMAAVCAAEDSPQPKTHPSHWSESEVIRPVAPCVQPRERTPATGMSGQAATSPPLPEPEQPDPAALIKGWRLLYEPGNVQRMLSGIKRCFSQCDVHKIWENLKGEMIHLTEEGLVSEFLDLMAMKVCYGTPT
- a CDS encoding RecB family exonuclease encodes the protein MKTAQDHDHLSYSQINCFLTCSLRYKFQYVDKIPPAFTAVSLAFGVAIHEAAAAYYQTRLEGDELKPDQLWDVYRDCWQRAEKIKFFNGDSEKSLMDKAKNMLTVFHESRDPSITVLGVEEYFQLPLGGLPPFEGYIDLIEQAPDGTITLVDLKTAAKKLSDSNAQSSMQLTAYALGAETLGFDPAINMRLDVVTKTKSPEMLRYETTRTDEERNRFVKLVYGVWNAIEREAFFPREDWHCAQCPWTQNCREW
- the rnhA gene encoding ribonuclease HI is translated as MDHIVVEIFTDGACSGNPGPGGWAAIIRKNGTEEELTGGEPATTNQRMELMPAIVALSSLNSPSKVRLYSDSQYLIKGMNEWIEGWKSRGWRKSNNKPVENPDLWKRLDAIAARHQVEWIKVKGHDNHPENERVDRLAVQAIERFRN
- a CDS encoding ParA family protein is translated as MAHIIAFANQKGGVGKTASVISLAHALAMREKKVLVIDLDPQGNSSRILGKLLPSEQPRTVIDLFTKKTAIVSNTCVDSQIKGVKLVPSYLKLFEIERSMKEIERLSTLRAKVDRAALEEFDFVLVDTPPNLGTFLLNALIIADYVIIPIDAESIFAVEGLDGLLETISDVKSTLNPKLKLLKVLLTMVDGRTNTSRIIREQVTRAFDEEQVFRTTITKNTSVNKAHLQGVTVFQDDRKALAAKDYMKVAEELLECLNSSNNS
- a CDS encoding type IV toxin-antitoxin system AbiEi family antitoxin domain-containing protein, with translation MKLLDFFAKHPVFTYEEFAAFLDAEGSRSVKTRDSLLAHHTKTGRILRVRRGLYASVPFGASPDTFPVDTFLLAGKMAEDAVLAYHTALEFFGKAQSVQERFLFLTGKAIRPVNFRGFEFRGVRFPKTLVRQRQEFFAVDAAERGGLPIRVTSLERTLVDILDRPDLGGGWEEIWRSLESVEFFDMDNVLDYTLLLDNASVAAKVGLYLEQHQKDLMVDDAHLDRLRQCIPKQPTYMARNSKGRLVKEWNLVVPSQVLDRSWEEIS